The following are encoded in a window of Urocitellus parryii isolate mUroPar1 chromosome 7, mUroPar1.hap1, whole genome shotgun sequence genomic DNA:
- the Scarf1 gene encoding scavenger receptor class F member 1, translating to MSVHPSGLVSSGKALGGSREGVGSCGSQINSSPPTLLAAMGLGLLFLLLLLWTAGIQGSELDPNGQHVCMSSSPSAELQCCPGWRQKDRECTIPICEGLDACQKDEICVKPGLCRCKPGFFGAQCSSRCPSQYWGPDCRETCPCHPHGQCDPATGKCQCQADRWGSRCEFTCACSSHGRCDPETGVCHCNRGWWSSTCRRQCQCSSTSQCDQTTGACLCHSGWWGRRCSFRCSCNGSPCEQLSGRCICQPGWWDSECRQKCQCVRGLCSATSGQCSCPPGFHGARCELPCAPGSYGVQCSKSCGQCEQNASCSPDTGHCESCKPGWDGTQCQQPCSPGTFGKNCSQQCPRCRLGEACQPETGHCQHCDPGWLGPRCEDSCPMGTFGEGCGSTCPTCIQGSCDAVTGECVCSAGYWGTSCNSSCPSGFHGNNCSIPCQCTEGLCHPVSGACPYSKDAILTAGILVPLLLLLLGIACWAYYRWTTRLDPKDRPVRDGAALSRMKQQVWGALTSLGSALSCGSLSRHKLPWVTVSHHDPEVPFNHSFIEPPSAGWASDDSFSSDPESGVEDEVPAYCVPPQQGMVPVTHAESAEASLAGGPFPPPEDTSTPFAIPRTSSLARAKRPSVSFAEGTKFASQSCRSSGELSSPFRKPKRLSRGAQPGTEGQEAKESATLEQGNTDEAALATVSPGDSAIDHQYYLEDQTAAECVEAIDSGVKETSDPVATIYMLAGTPQRSEGPVLSIFRHFGNFWKGQAEAKVKTAIPKPPRRALGQNKNSPGLASSSASQRPGAIAKPPRRARGQNKGNPGLSSGSASQSLGLAPNAKLICTMESIGVRSEEVSRGVGDGIESSGRAQEPVIGNSPPEQDLQKQAEEEGQEEPLYENVVLVSGPPES from the exons ATGTCAGTCCACCCCTCCGGCCTGGTTTCCTCAGGAAAAGCCTtgggaggaagcagggaggggGTTGGGAGCTGTGGGAGCCAGATTAACTCAAGTCCTCCCACTTTATTGGCcgccatggggctggggctgctgtTCCTACTGCTGCTGCTCTGGACTGCAGGGATCCAGGGGTCTGAGCTGGATCCCAATGGGCAACACGTCTGCATGAGCAGCAG CCCCTCTGCTGAGCTGCAGTGCTGCCCAGGTTGGAGGCAGAAAGATCGAGAATGCACCATTC CTATCTGTGAGGGACTGGATGCCTGCCAGAAAGACGAGATATGTGTGAAACCAGGCCTCTGCCGATGCAAACCTGGATTCTTCGGGGCCCAGTGCAGCTCCC GCTGCCCAAGCCAGTACTGGGGCCCCGACTGCCGTGAGACTTGCCCCTGCCACCCACACGGCCAGTGCGACCCAGCCACCGGCAAGTGCCAGTGCCAAGCGGACCGCTGGGGCAGCCGCTGTGAGTTCACGTGTGCCTGCAGCTCCCACGGCCGTTGCGACCCTGAgacgggtgtgtgccactgcaatAGGGGCTGGTGGTCATCCACGTGCCGCCGCCAATGCCAGTGCAGTTCTACATCACAGTGTGACCAGACCACAGGAGCCTGTCTCTGCCACTCTGGCTGGTGGGGCCGCCGCTGCAGCTTCCGCTGCTCCTGCAATGGCTCCCCTTGCGAGCAGCTTTCGGGCCGCTGCATCTGCCAGCCTGGCTGGTGGGATTCCGAGTGCCGTCAGAAGTGTCAGTGCGTGCGTGGCCTCTGCAGTGCCACCTCCGGTCAGTGCTCTTGCCCTCCTGGCTTCCATGGCGCGCGCTGCGAGCTGCCCTGTGCTCCCGGTAGCTACGGGGTGCAGTGCAGCAAAAG CTGTGGCCAATGTGAGCAGAATGCATCGTGCTCCCCAGACACAGGCCACTGTGAGTCCTGCAAGCCAGGCTGGGATGGGACCCAGTGCCAGCAGCCCTGCTCACCAGGCACCTTTGGCAAGAACTGCAGCCAGCAGTGCCCTCGCTGCCGGCTTGGGGAGGCCTGTCAGCCAGAGACAGGCCACTGTCAGCACTGTGACCCTGGCTGGCTAGGGCCCAG GTGTGAAGACTCCTGCCCAATGGGCACCTTTGGGGAGGGCTGTGGCTCTACGTGCCCCACCTGTATTCAGGGCTCCTGTGATGCTGTAACAGGAGAATGTGTCTGCAGTGCTGGCTACTGGGGGACCAG CTGCAACAGTTCCTGCCCATCTGGCTTCCATGGAAACAACTGCTCTATTCCCTGCCAATGTACAGAGGGACTCTGCCACCCTGTCTCAGGGGCCT GCCCTTACAGTAAGGATGCCATCCTCACTGCTGGCATCCTGGTCcctctgctgctgctcctcctgggcATTGCCTGCTGGGCCTACTACCGATGGACCACTCGGTTGGACCCCAAGGACAG GCCTGTGAGAGATGGTGCTGCCTTGTCCAGGATGAAGCAGCAGGTCTGGGGGGCGCTGACCAGTCTAGGCTCTGCCCTGTCCTGTGGTTCCCTCAGCAGACACAAACTTCCCTGGGTGACAG TCTCTCACCATGACCCAGAGGTCCCCTTCAACCACAGCTTCATCGAGCCACCCTCTGCTGGCTGGGCCTCAGATGACTCCTTCTCTTCTGATCCTGAGTCTGGAGTAGAGGACGAAGTTCCTGCCTACTGTGTGCCACCCCAACAAG GGATGGTCCCGGTAACCCATGCAGAGTCAGCAGAGGCCAGCCTGGCTGGtggccccttccctcccccagagGATACCTCCACACCATTTGCTATTCCACGCACCTCCAGCCTAGCGCGGGCCAAGCGGCCATCAGTTTCCTTTGCTGAAGGCACCAAGTTTGCGTCACAGAGTTGCCGAAGCTCAGGAGAACTCTCCAGCCCATTTCGAAAACCCAAAAGGCTCTCCAGGGGGGCCCAACCAGGTACTGAAGGTCAGGAAGCCAAGGAGTCCGCAACTCTGGAGCAAGGAAACACAGATGAGGCTGCTCTTGCTACTGTTAGCCCTGGAGATTCTGCTATTGACCACCAGTACTACCTTGAAGACCAGACAGCAGCTGAGTGTGTGGAAGCCATTGACAGTGGTGTCAAGGAGACCTCAGATCCTGTGGCCACAATCTACATGCTGGCAGGGACGCCCCAGAGATCTGAGGGTCCTGTCTTGTCTATCTTTCGGCATTTTGGTAATTTCTGGAAAGGTCAGGCAGAAGCTAAGGTCAAGACTGCCATCCCTAAGCCTCCACGCCGAGCCCTGGGTCAGAACAAGAATAGCCCTGGGCTGGCCTCTAGTTCAGCCAGTCAGAGGCCTGGTGCTATTGCTAAGCCACCACGCCGGGCCCGGGGTCAGAACAAGGGCAACCCTGGGCTGTCCTCTGGCTCTGCCAGTCAGAGCCTTGGCTTAGCTCCCAATGCCAAACTCATTTGTACCATGGAGTCTATAGGAGTTAGATCAGAGGAAGTGTCGAGAGGGGTAGGGGATGGCATTGAGAGCTCAGGGAGGGCCCAGGAGCCAGTCATTGGGAACAGTCCCCCAGAACAAGATCTCCAAAAGCAGGCAGaagaggaagggcaggaggagccCTTGTATGAGAATGTTGTACTCGTGTCTGGGCCACCAGAGTCCTAA
- the Rilp gene encoding rab-interacting lysosomal protein isoform X2, whose product MEPRSAAPGPPSWIPQIASGSATAAELVYHLAGALGTELQELARRFGPEAAAGLVPLVVRALEFLEKAAVGPAPDSVSAQQAELELRRLRQENEHLRRELRSGPQEEHALLQQLKEVTDKQRDELRAYNRDLLQRSQEMEALQEQLQRLLLVNAELRHKLAAVQAQLRAAQDRERERELPLQGPGKREQRPELDPVTPEDSMHTPPQPEHPPEAGQCGFSREEVEQILQERNELKTNVFLLKEELAYFQRELLTDHRVPGLLLEAMKVAVRKQRKKIKAKMLGTPEEAESSDDEDGSWLQLSNNKGDDPPPSESRIQSFFGSWYHSEAGASEAKTSNTTPGELGEEEEAPQQPHLEPVGTPPAPNS is encoded by the exons ATGGAGCCCAGGAGTGCAGCGCCTGGGCCACCCAGCTGGATACCTCAAATTGCCTCGGGGTCTGCGACAGCAGCTGAGCTCGTATACCATCTAGCGGGGGCCCTGGGCACTGAGCTGCAAGAGCTGGCGCGTCGTTTTGGCCCAGAGGCAGCGGCAGGGCTGGTGCCGCTTGTGGTGCGGGCACTGGAGTTCCTGGAAAAGGCTGCTGTTGGGCCCGCCCCGGACTCG GTGTCTGCCCAGCAGGCCGAACTGGAGCTacggaggttgaggcaggagaatgagcACCTCCGTAGGGAACTACGCTCGGGACCGCAGG AGGAGCACGCGCTACTGCAGCAGCTCAAGGAGGTGACGGACAAACAGCGGGACGAGCTCCGGGCTTATAACCGCGACCTTCTGCAACGTAGCCAGGAGATGGAAGCC TTGCAGGAGCAGCTGCAGCGCCTCCTGCTGGTAAATGCGGAGCTGCGACACAAGCTGGCCGCCGTGCAAGCCCAGCTTCGGGCTGCACAGGACCGCGAGAGGGAGCGTGAGCTACCACTGCAAGGCCCTGGCAAGCGAGAGCAGAGACCTGAGCTTGATCCAGTGACTCCTGAGGACTCG ATGCATACCCCACCACAGCCAGAGCACCCTCCGGAGGCAGGGCAGTGTGGCTTCAGCAGGGAGGAGGTTGAGCAGATCCTTCAAGAGCGGAATGAGCTCAAAACCAATGTGTTTCTGCTCAAGGAGGAGTTGGCCTATTTCCAGCG GGAACTGCTCACAGACCACAGAGTCCCTGGGCTTCTGCTTGAAGCCATGAAGGTGGCTGTCAGGAAACAGCGAAAGAAGATCAAGGCCAAGATGTTAGGGACACCAGAGGAAGCAGAGAGTAG TGATGATGAGGATGGCTCCTGGCTCCAGCTCTCTAACAATAAAGGAGATGATCCCCCACCCTCTGAGTCCAGAATACAGAGTTT CTTTGGCTCATGGTATCACAGTGAAGCAGGGGCCTCAGAAGCTAAGACCAGCAATACCACTCCTGGTGAActaggggaagaagaggaggccCCACAGCAACCTCACTTGGAGCCTGTGGGCACCCCTCCAGCCCCCAACTCCTGA
- the Rilp gene encoding rab-interacting lysosomal protein isoform X4, with amino-acid sequence MEPRSAAPGPPSWIPQIASGSATAAELVYHLAGALGTELQELARRFGPEAAAGLVPLVVRALEFLEKAAVGPAPDSLQVSAQQAELELRRLRQENEHLRRELRSGPQEEHALLQQLKEVTDKQRDELRAYNRDLLQRSQEMEALQEQLQRLLLVNAELRHKLAAVQAQLRAAQDRERERELPLQGPGKREQRPELDPVTPEDSMHTPPQPEHPPEAGQCGFSREEVEQILQERNELKTNVFLLKEELAYFQRELLTDHRVPGLLLEAMKVAVRKQRKKIKAKMLGTPEEAESSFQFPALTGSIC; translated from the exons ATGGAGCCCAGGAGTGCAGCGCCTGGGCCACCCAGCTGGATACCTCAAATTGCCTCGGGGTCTGCGACAGCAGCTGAGCTCGTATACCATCTAGCGGGGGCCCTGGGCACTGAGCTGCAAGAGCTGGCGCGTCGTTTTGGCCCAGAGGCAGCGGCAGGGCTGGTGCCGCTTGTGGTGCGGGCACTGGAGTTCCTGGAAAAGGCTGCTGTTGGGCCCGCCCCGGACTCG CTGCAGGTGTCTGCCCAGCAGGCCGAACTGGAGCTacggaggttgaggcaggagaatgagcACCTCCGTAGGGAACTACGCTCGGGACCGCAGG AGGAGCACGCGCTACTGCAGCAGCTCAAGGAGGTGACGGACAAACAGCGGGACGAGCTCCGGGCTTATAACCGCGACCTTCTGCAACGTAGCCAGGAGATGGAAGCC TTGCAGGAGCAGCTGCAGCGCCTCCTGCTGGTAAATGCGGAGCTGCGACACAAGCTGGCCGCCGTGCAAGCCCAGCTTCGGGCTGCACAGGACCGCGAGAGGGAGCGTGAGCTACCACTGCAAGGCCCTGGCAAGCGAGAGCAGAGACCTGAGCTTGATCCAGTGACTCCTGAGGACTCG ATGCATACCCCACCACAGCCAGAGCACCCTCCGGAGGCAGGGCAGTGTGGCTTCAGCAGGGAGGAGGTTGAGCAGATCCTTCAAGAGCGGAATGAGCTCAAAACCAATGTGTTTCTGCTCAAGGAGGAGTTGGCCTATTTCCAGCG GGAACTGCTCACAGACCACAGAGTCCCTGGGCTTCTGCTTGAAGCCATGAAGGTGGCTGTCAGGAAACAGCGAAAGAAGATCAAGGCCAAGATGTTAGGGACACCAGAGGAAGCAGAGAGTAG TTTTCAGTTTCCTGCCTTGACTGGGTCTATCTGTTAG
- the Rilp gene encoding rab-interacting lysosomal protein isoform X1 gives MEPRSAAPGPPSWIPQIASGSATAAELVYHLAGALGTELQELARRFGPEAAAGLVPLVVRALEFLEKAAVGPAPDSLQVSAQQAELELRRLRQENEHLRRELRSGPQEEHALLQQLKEVTDKQRDELRAYNRDLLQRSQEMEALQEQLQRLLLVNAELRHKLAAVQAQLRAAQDRERERELPLQGPGKREQRPELDPVTPEDSMHTPPQPEHPPEAGQCGFSREEVEQILQERNELKTNVFLLKEELAYFQRELLTDHRVPGLLLEAMKVAVRKQRKKIKAKMLGTPEEAESSDDEDGSWLQLSNNKGDDPPPSESRIQSFFGSWYHSEAGASEAKTSNTTPGELGEEEEAPQQPHLEPVGTPPAPNS, from the exons ATGGAGCCCAGGAGTGCAGCGCCTGGGCCACCCAGCTGGATACCTCAAATTGCCTCGGGGTCTGCGACAGCAGCTGAGCTCGTATACCATCTAGCGGGGGCCCTGGGCACTGAGCTGCAAGAGCTGGCGCGTCGTTTTGGCCCAGAGGCAGCGGCAGGGCTGGTGCCGCTTGTGGTGCGGGCACTGGAGTTCCTGGAAAAGGCTGCTGTTGGGCCCGCCCCGGACTCG CTGCAGGTGTCTGCCCAGCAGGCCGAACTGGAGCTacggaggttgaggcaggagaatgagcACCTCCGTAGGGAACTACGCTCGGGACCGCAGG AGGAGCACGCGCTACTGCAGCAGCTCAAGGAGGTGACGGACAAACAGCGGGACGAGCTCCGGGCTTATAACCGCGACCTTCTGCAACGTAGCCAGGAGATGGAAGCC TTGCAGGAGCAGCTGCAGCGCCTCCTGCTGGTAAATGCGGAGCTGCGACACAAGCTGGCCGCCGTGCAAGCCCAGCTTCGGGCTGCACAGGACCGCGAGAGGGAGCGTGAGCTACCACTGCAAGGCCCTGGCAAGCGAGAGCAGAGACCTGAGCTTGATCCAGTGACTCCTGAGGACTCG ATGCATACCCCACCACAGCCAGAGCACCCTCCGGAGGCAGGGCAGTGTGGCTTCAGCAGGGAGGAGGTTGAGCAGATCCTTCAAGAGCGGAATGAGCTCAAAACCAATGTGTTTCTGCTCAAGGAGGAGTTGGCCTATTTCCAGCG GGAACTGCTCACAGACCACAGAGTCCCTGGGCTTCTGCTTGAAGCCATGAAGGTGGCTGTCAGGAAACAGCGAAAGAAGATCAAGGCCAAGATGTTAGGGACACCAGAGGAAGCAGAGAGTAG TGATGATGAGGATGGCTCCTGGCTCCAGCTCTCTAACAATAAAGGAGATGATCCCCCACCCTCTGAGTCCAGAATACAGAGTTT CTTTGGCTCATGGTATCACAGTGAAGCAGGGGCCTCAGAAGCTAAGACCAGCAATACCACTCCTGGTGAActaggggaagaagaggaggccCCACAGCAACCTCACTTGGAGCCTGTGGGCACCCCTCCAGCCCCCAACTCCTGA
- the Rilp gene encoding rab-interacting lysosomal protein isoform X5, with the protein MEPRSAAPGPPSWIPQIASGSATAAELVYHLAGALGTELQELARRFGPEAAAGLVPLVVRALEFLEKAAVGPAPDSLQVSAQQAELELRRLRQENEHLRRELRSGPQEEHALLQQLKEVTDKQRDELRAYNRDLLQRSQEMEALQEQLQRLLLVNAELRHKLAAVQAQLRAAQDRERERELPLQGPGKREQRPELDPVTPEDSMHTPPQPEHPPEAGQCGFSREEVEQILQERNELKTNVFLLKEELAYFQRELLTDHRVPGLLLEAMKVAVRKQRKKIKAKMLGTPEEAEIFSFLP; encoded by the exons ATGGAGCCCAGGAGTGCAGCGCCTGGGCCACCCAGCTGGATACCTCAAATTGCCTCGGGGTCTGCGACAGCAGCTGAGCTCGTATACCATCTAGCGGGGGCCCTGGGCACTGAGCTGCAAGAGCTGGCGCGTCGTTTTGGCCCAGAGGCAGCGGCAGGGCTGGTGCCGCTTGTGGTGCGGGCACTGGAGTTCCTGGAAAAGGCTGCTGTTGGGCCCGCCCCGGACTCG CTGCAGGTGTCTGCCCAGCAGGCCGAACTGGAGCTacggaggttgaggcaggagaatgagcACCTCCGTAGGGAACTACGCTCGGGACCGCAGG AGGAGCACGCGCTACTGCAGCAGCTCAAGGAGGTGACGGACAAACAGCGGGACGAGCTCCGGGCTTATAACCGCGACCTTCTGCAACGTAGCCAGGAGATGGAAGCC TTGCAGGAGCAGCTGCAGCGCCTCCTGCTGGTAAATGCGGAGCTGCGACACAAGCTGGCCGCCGTGCAAGCCCAGCTTCGGGCTGCACAGGACCGCGAGAGGGAGCGTGAGCTACCACTGCAAGGCCCTGGCAAGCGAGAGCAGAGACCTGAGCTTGATCCAGTGACTCCTGAGGACTCG ATGCATACCCCACCACAGCCAGAGCACCCTCCGGAGGCAGGGCAGTGTGGCTTCAGCAGGGAGGAGGTTGAGCAGATCCTTCAAGAGCGGAATGAGCTCAAAACCAATGTGTTTCTGCTCAAGGAGGAGTTGGCCTATTTCCAGCG GGAACTGCTCACAGACCACAGAGTCCCTGGGCTTCTGCTTGAAGCCATGAAGGTGGCTGTCAGGAAACAGCGAAAGAAGATCAAGGCCAAGATGTTAGGGACACCAGAGGAAGCAGAGA TTTTCAGTTTCCTGCCTTGA
- the Rilp gene encoding rab-interacting lysosomal protein isoform X3, translated as MEPRSAAPGPPSWIPQIASGSATAAELVYHLAGALGTELQELARRFGPEAAAGLVPLVVRALEFLEKAAVGPAPDSLQVSAQQAELELRRLRQENEHLRRELRSGPQEEHALLQQLKEVTDKQRDELRAYNRDLLQRSQEMEALQEQLQRLLLVNAELRHKLAAVQAQLRAAQDRERERELPLQGPGKREQRPELDPVTPEDSMHTPPQPEHPPEAGQCGFSREEVEQILQERNELKTNVFLLKEELAYFQRELLTDHRVPGLLLEAMKVAVRKQRKKIKAKMLGTPEEAEMMMRMAPGSSSLTIKEMIPHPLSPEYRVSLAHGITVKQGPQKLRPAIPLLVN; from the exons ATGGAGCCCAGGAGTGCAGCGCCTGGGCCACCCAGCTGGATACCTCAAATTGCCTCGGGGTCTGCGACAGCAGCTGAGCTCGTATACCATCTAGCGGGGGCCCTGGGCACTGAGCTGCAAGAGCTGGCGCGTCGTTTTGGCCCAGAGGCAGCGGCAGGGCTGGTGCCGCTTGTGGTGCGGGCACTGGAGTTCCTGGAAAAGGCTGCTGTTGGGCCCGCCCCGGACTCG CTGCAGGTGTCTGCCCAGCAGGCCGAACTGGAGCTacggaggttgaggcaggagaatgagcACCTCCGTAGGGAACTACGCTCGGGACCGCAGG AGGAGCACGCGCTACTGCAGCAGCTCAAGGAGGTGACGGACAAACAGCGGGACGAGCTCCGGGCTTATAACCGCGACCTTCTGCAACGTAGCCAGGAGATGGAAGCC TTGCAGGAGCAGCTGCAGCGCCTCCTGCTGGTAAATGCGGAGCTGCGACACAAGCTGGCCGCCGTGCAAGCCCAGCTTCGGGCTGCACAGGACCGCGAGAGGGAGCGTGAGCTACCACTGCAAGGCCCTGGCAAGCGAGAGCAGAGACCTGAGCTTGATCCAGTGACTCCTGAGGACTCG ATGCATACCCCACCACAGCCAGAGCACCCTCCGGAGGCAGGGCAGTGTGGCTTCAGCAGGGAGGAGGTTGAGCAGATCCTTCAAGAGCGGAATGAGCTCAAAACCAATGTGTTTCTGCTCAAGGAGGAGTTGGCCTATTTCCAGCG GGAACTGCTCACAGACCACAGAGTCCCTGGGCTTCTGCTTGAAGCCATGAAGGTGGCTGTCAGGAAACAGCGAAAGAAGATCAAGGCCAAGATGTTAGGGACACCAGAGGAAGCAGAGA TGATGATGAGGATGGCTCCTGGCTCCAGCTCTCTAACAATAAAGGAGATGATCCCCCACCCTCTGAGTCCAGAATACAGAGTTT CTTTGGCTCATGGTATCACAGTGAAGCAGGGGCCTCAGAAGCTAAGACCAGCAATACCACTCCTGGTGAActag